One Paracidovorax avenae ATCC 19860 genomic region harbors:
- a CDS encoding L-iditol 2-dehydrogenase, which produces MTTTPRLQDRHVLLTGAGGGIGLAVAEACLAEGARCSVVDRGASVPAEVAALQQRHPGRLAYIGADITEPGAIARLLAEAIAAFGPVHTLFNNAAVFDLAPLLDSDEASFDRLFAVNVKGMFFVMQAVLRHMVEAGTQGTSVINMASQAGRRGEALVSHYCATKAAVISYTQSAALAMAPHGIRVNGISPGVIDTPMWAHVDSLFARAEGLPIGEKKRQVGLAVPLGRMGDPRDVAGAAVFLASDEARYITAQTLNVDGGNVMS; this is translated from the coding sequence ATGACCACCACTCCCCGTTTGCAAGACCGCCACGTGCTGCTGACCGGAGCCGGCGGCGGCATCGGCCTGGCCGTGGCAGAGGCCTGCCTGGCCGAAGGTGCGCGATGCAGCGTCGTCGATCGCGGCGCCTCCGTGCCCGCCGAAGTGGCCGCGCTGCAGCAGCGCCACCCCGGTCGCCTGGCCTATATCGGCGCCGACATCACCGAGCCCGGCGCCATCGCCCGCCTGCTGGCCGAGGCCATCGCCGCCTTCGGCCCGGTCCACACGCTGTTCAACAACGCCGCGGTGTTCGACCTGGCGCCACTGCTGGACAGCGACGAGGCCTCGTTCGACAGGCTGTTCGCGGTCAACGTCAAGGGCATGTTCTTCGTGATGCAGGCCGTGCTGCGCCACATGGTGGAGGCCGGAACGCAGGGTACGTCGGTCATCAACATGGCCTCGCAGGCCGGCCGGCGCGGCGAGGCGCTGGTGTCGCACTACTGCGCCACCAAGGCGGCCGTCATCAGCTACACGCAGAGCGCGGCACTCGCCATGGCGCCGCACGGTATCCGTGTCAACGGCATCTCGCCCGGCGTGATCGACACGCCCATGTGGGCGCACGTGGACAGCCTCTTCGCCCGGGCCGAGGGGCTGCCCATTGGCGAGAAGAAACGGCAGGTCGGCCTGGCCGTGCCGCTGGGCCGCATGGGCGATCCGCGCGACGTGGCCGGCGCCGCCGTGTTCCTCGCCAGCGACGAGGCCCGCTACATCACCGCCCAGACGCTCAACGTCGATGGCGGCAACGTCATGAGCTGA
- a CDS encoding transaldolase family protein, with protein sequence MNATDFHLYIDSADIAQIEACLPHPVIHGVTTNPTLLRRAGVARAEVPGLLARCIERGARQVQAQVYSAEADGMLEDALGLLRHFDEGQLVVKIPATRQGLQAGAHLIAQGVPVTWTAVYALEQAHFSAQLGAAYAAPYLGRLNDSGVDGLARIAQMQALVAQAPALAARARTRLLVASVRSRDAYLALLELGVGAITIPPQLFAELMDHPATLEAERGFLADAAAC encoded by the coding sequence ATGAATGCCACCGACTTCCATCTCTACATCGACAGCGCCGACATCGCACAGATCGAAGCCTGCCTGCCGCACCCGGTCATCCACGGCGTGACCACCAACCCCACGCTGCTGCGCCGTGCCGGCGTGGCGCGCGCCGAAGTGCCCGGGCTGCTGGCCCGCTGCATCGAACGCGGCGCCCGCCAGGTGCAGGCCCAGGTCTATTCCGCGGAGGCGGACGGCATGCTCGAAGACGCGCTCGGCCTGCTGCGGCACTTCGACGAAGGCCAGCTGGTGGTGAAGATCCCCGCCACGCGCCAGGGCCTGCAGGCCGGCGCCCACCTCATCGCGCAGGGCGTGCCCGTCACCTGGACGGCCGTCTATGCGCTGGAACAGGCGCACTTCTCGGCGCAACTGGGCGCGGCCTATGCGGCGCCCTACCTGGGCCGGCTCAATGATTCCGGCGTGGACGGCCTGGCACGCATCGCGCAGATGCAGGCACTGGTGGCGCAGGCCCCGGCCCTGGCCGCGCGTGCACGCACGCGCCTGCTGGTGGCCAGCGTGCGCTCCCGCGATGCCTACCTGGCGCTGCTGGAACTGGGCGTGGGCGCCATCACCATCCCGCCGCAGCTCTTCGCCGAGCTGATGGACCACCCCGCCACGCTGGAGGCCGAGCGCGGCTTCCTGGCCGACGCGGCCGCCTGCTGA
- a CDS encoding carbohydrate ABC transporter permease: MQSQVSAGGSLALSLRTVAAWGAALVLFFPLAWLFLTAFKTELQAIHVPPLFVFEPTLENFSEVQRRSDYLLYARNSLITSVGSTVLGLLIAAPAAYSMAFFRTRRTRDILMWMLSTKMMPAVGALVPIYVLAQTAGMLDSLTALTIVFTLSNLPIMVWMLYSAYKDIPHEILEAARMDGASLWTEFRHVVLPLSVGGMASTGLLCLVLSWNEAFWALNLTSAKAGTLATLIASYSSPEGLFWAKLSAASLMAIAPIVVFGWFSQKQLVQGLTFGAVK; the protein is encoded by the coding sequence CTTTCCCCTGGCCTGGCTGTTCCTCACCGCCTTCAAGACCGAGCTGCAGGCCATCCACGTGCCGCCGCTCTTCGTCTTCGAGCCCACGCTGGAGAACTTCAGCGAGGTGCAGCGGCGCAGCGACTACCTGCTGTATGCGCGCAACTCGCTCATCACCAGCGTGGGGTCCACCGTGCTGGGCCTCTTGATCGCCGCGCCCGCCGCGTATTCGATGGCCTTCTTCCGCACCCGCAGGACGCGCGACATCCTGATGTGGATGCTCTCCACCAAGATGATGCCGGCCGTGGGCGCGCTGGTGCCCATCTACGTGCTCGCGCAGACCGCCGGCATGCTGGATTCGCTCACCGCGCTCACCATCGTGTTCACGCTGTCCAACCTGCCCATCATGGTCTGGATGCTCTACAGCGCCTACAAGGACATTCCGCACGAGATCCTGGAGGCCGCGCGCATGGACGGCGCCAGCCTGTGGACCGAGTTCCGCCACGTCGTGCTGCCGCTGTCGGTGGGCGGCATGGCTTCCACCGGCCTCTTGTGCCTGGTGCTGAGCTGGAACGAGGCCTTCTGGGCGCTCAACCTCACCTCCGCCAAGGCCGGCACGCTGGCCACGCTGATCGCGTCCTACTCCAGCCCCGAAGGCCTCTTCTGGGCCAAGCTCTCCGCCGCCTCGCTGATGGCCATCGCGCCCATCGTGGTGTTCGGCTGGTTCAGCCAGAAGCAACTGGTGCAGGGCCTGACTTTCGGCGCGGTGAAGTAA
- the xylB gene encoding xylulokinase, producing MYLGIDLGTSELKALLLAPDHRIVGVARAPLTVQRPQPLWSEQSPQQWWDALESVMQALRSAHPAELAAVRALGLSGQMHGATLLDAAGKVLRPAILWNDGRSTAQCEALTRAVPHLGDISGNLAMPGFTAPKLLWVREHEPDVFARTARVLLPKDWLRFMLSGEAVGEMSDAAGTLWLDVGTRDWSDELLAATGLTRAHMPRLVEGSEVSAQLLPELAARWGLGERVVIAGGAGDNAASAVGMGLVEPGQGFVSLGTSGVVFVSTDRFLPNPAQAMHAFCHALPGRWHQMSVMLSAASAVQWASKTFGFASEAALLEAAATVADVQRDRCPLFLPYLSGERSPHNHAGAQGVLFGLTHAHGPAEIAYAVVEGVSFGLRDGLDTLRLPEGMPLREMALVGGGARSAWWGQLLADILQVPLTLYEGSETGGALGAARLAWLAEGGRVAEVCTLPQPRQRFDPAAADAAGHAARHARFQALYRALRNQF from the coding sequence GTGTACCTGGGCATCGATCTTGGAACCTCCGAACTCAAGGCGCTGCTGCTGGCCCCGGACCACCGCATCGTGGGCGTGGCGCGCGCACCGCTCACCGTGCAAAGGCCGCAGCCGCTGTGGTCCGAACAGTCGCCGCAGCAGTGGTGGGACGCGCTGGAGTCCGTGATGCAGGCGCTGCGCAGCGCCCACCCGGCCGAGCTGGCGGCGGTGCGCGCGCTGGGCCTGTCGGGCCAGATGCATGGCGCCACGCTGCTGGACGCGGCCGGCAAGGTGCTGCGCCCGGCCATCCTGTGGAACGACGGCCGCAGCACCGCGCAGTGCGAGGCGCTCACGCGTGCCGTGCCCCATCTGGGCGATATCAGCGGCAACCTGGCCATGCCCGGCTTCACCGCACCCAAGCTGCTCTGGGTGCGCGAGCACGAGCCTGATGTCTTCGCCCGCACGGCCCGCGTGCTGTTGCCCAAGGACTGGCTGCGCTTCATGCTGAGCGGCGAGGCGGTGGGCGAGATGTCGGATGCGGCCGGCACGCTGTGGCTCGACGTGGGCACGCGTGACTGGTCCGATGAACTGCTGGCAGCGACGGGGCTCACCCGTGCCCACATGCCGCGCCTGGTCGAGGGCAGCGAGGTATCCGCGCAACTGCTGCCCGAGCTGGCCGCGCGCTGGGGCCTGGGCGAGCGCGTCGTGATCGCCGGAGGTGCGGGCGACAATGCGGCCAGCGCCGTCGGCATGGGACTGGTCGAACCGGGGCAGGGCTTCGTTTCGCTGGGCACTTCGGGCGTGGTGTTCGTTTCCACCGACCGCTTCCTGCCCAATCCCGCACAGGCCATGCACGCGTTCTGCCATGCGCTGCCCGGTCGCTGGCACCAGATGTCGGTGATGCTGTCGGCGGCCAGCGCCGTGCAGTGGGCCAGCAAGACCTTCGGGTTCGCCAGCGAGGCGGCGCTGCTCGAAGCGGCGGCCACCGTCGCCGACGTGCAGCGCGACCGCTGCCCGCTGTTCCTGCCCTATTTGTCCGGCGAACGCTCGCCGCACAACCATGCCGGCGCGCAGGGCGTGCTGTTCGGCCTGACCCATGCGCACGGCCCGGCCGAGATCGCCTATGCCGTCGTCGAAGGCGTGAGCTTCGGCCTGCGCGACGGCCTGGACACCCTGCGCCTGCCTGAAGGCATGCCCCTGCGCGAAATGGCGCTGGTCGGCGGCGGCGCGCGCAGCGCCTGGTGGGGACAGTTGCTGGCCGACATCCTGCAGGTGCCGCTCACCCTCTACGAAGGCAGCGAAACCGGTGGTGCCCTGGGCGCCGCACGGCTGGCCTGGCTGGCCGAGGGGGGCCGCGTGGCCGAAGTCTGCACACTGCCGCAGCCCCGCCAGCGCTTCGATCCCGCGGCGGCGGATGCGGCCGGACATGCGGCGCGCCATGCGCGCTTCCAGGCACTCTACCGGGCGCTGCGCAATCAGTTCTGA
- the dalD gene encoding D-arabinitol 4-dehydrogenase: MLHLGLGSFHRAHQAVYLQRLIEAGDARWSLSGANIRPDMPDVIAALQAQGGRYTLETVSPSGETFYELIESIREVLPWSPTLAAVVARGAAPSTRIVSFTVTEAGYYLDAQGRLDLGFADLAADIERARRGEVSGENGTLYGAVTAILRARRAAGAGPLTLLNCDNLRHNGDRFRAGLLEFIERAGDPDLRAWVQAHTACPNAMVDRITPRAPAELRARVQAATGRDDGAAITAERFIQWVIEDRFVAGRPEWERVGVEMVEDVQPYEEAKIRLLNATHSCIAWAGTLAGLSFIHEGTHDAAIRQMAYDYVTDDTIPCLGRPGQPSPVDLPAYRDVVLDRFGNPAIRDTNQRVAMDGFSKIPGFIAPTVRERLAVGQRIDSVAMLPALFLAFLQRWHQGRLPYTYQDQGMDEAVAHAICEAADPVSAMCADAGLWGDIAGDARLIEAMRRASERVARFIQSRS, from the coding sequence ATGCTTCACCTGGGCCTGGGCTCGTTCCACCGGGCGCACCAGGCCGTCTATCTGCAGCGCCTCATCGAGGCGGGCGATGCGCGCTGGTCGCTCTCGGGTGCCAACATCCGCCCCGACATGCCCGACGTCATCGCCGCGCTGCAGGCCCAGGGCGGGCGCTACACGCTGGAGACCGTGTCGCCGTCCGGCGAAACCTTCTACGAGCTGATCGAATCCATCCGCGAGGTGCTGCCCTGGAGTCCCACGTTGGCCGCCGTGGTGGCGCGCGGCGCCGCGCCCTCCACGCGCATCGTCTCCTTCACCGTGACCGAGGCGGGCTATTACCTCGACGCCCAGGGCCGGCTGGACCTGGGCTTCGCCGACCTCGCTGCCGACATCGAGCGCGCCCGCCGTGGCGAGGTGAGCGGCGAGAACGGCACGCTCTACGGCGCCGTCACTGCCATCCTGCGTGCCCGCCGCGCGGCCGGCGCGGGCCCGCTCACGCTGCTCAACTGCGACAACCTGCGCCACAACGGCGACCGTTTCCGCGCCGGCCTGCTCGAGTTCATCGAGCGTGCGGGCGATCCCGACCTGCGGGCCTGGGTGCAGGCCCACACCGCCTGCCCCAACGCCATGGTGGACCGCATCACGCCGCGCGCGCCGGCCGAGCTGCGCGCCCGCGTGCAGGCCGCCACCGGCCGCGATGACGGCGCCGCCATCACCGCCGAGCGCTTCATCCAGTGGGTGATCGAAGACCGCTTCGTGGCCGGCCGGCCCGAGTGGGAGCGCGTGGGTGTGGAGATGGTCGAAGACGTGCAACCCTATGAAGAGGCCAAGATCCGCCTGCTGAACGCCACCCACAGCTGCATCGCCTGGGCCGGCACGCTGGCGGGCTTGAGCTTCATCCACGAAGGCACGCACGACGCCGCCATCCGCCAGATGGCCTACGACTACGTGACCGACGACACCATCCCGTGTCTCGGCCGCCCCGGGCAGCCCAGCCCCGTCGATCTGCCCGCCTACCGCGACGTGGTGCTGGACCGCTTCGGCAACCCGGCCATCCGCGACACCAACCAGCGCGTGGCGATGGATGGCTTTTCCAAGATTCCCGGGTTCATCGCGCCCACCGTGCGCGAGCGCCTGGCCGTCGGCCAGCGCATCGACAGCGTGGCCATGCTGCCCGCGCTGTTCCTGGCCTTCCTGCAGCGCTGGCACCAGGGCCGCCTGCCCTACACCTACCAGGACCAGGGCATGGACGAGGCCGTGGCGCATGCCATCTGCGAGGCAGCCGACCCGGTCTCGGCGATGTGCGCCGACGCAGGGCTGTGGGGCGACATCGCGGGCGACGCCCGCCTCATCGAAGCGATGCGCCGCGCCAGCGAGCGCGTCGCACGATTCATTCAATCCAGGAGCTGA
- a CDS encoding ABC transporter ATP-binding protein, with protein MAYLELQGIRKRFGDAEIIKGVDLQIQQGEFIVFVGPSGCGKSTLLRLIAGLEPITSGSLMLDGRDITHTPSGKRDLAMVFQSYALYPHMSVYDNMSFALKLAGVAKDEIRTKVEHAARTLNLTQYLERTPKELSGGQRQRVAIGRAIVRQPKVFLFDEPLSNLDAALRGNTRVEIHKLHRALGATTIYVTHDQVEAMTLADRVVVFKDGLIEQVGTPLELYDRPANRFVAQFIGMPSMNMVAAQAIAPFAAATGGVLPADGFLGVRPEGLRVHRTDGPAEGPGVPGRVELIEALGADTLIHVDVGGVPLVARQNERTSLQPGDGVAVELDPAVLHCFDREGRALRA; from the coding sequence ATGGCCTACCTCGAACTCCAGGGCATCCGCAAGCGCTTCGGCGATGCCGAAATCATCAAGGGCGTGGACCTGCAGATCCAGCAGGGCGAATTCATCGTCTTCGTCGGCCCCTCGGGCTGCGGCAAGTCCACGCTGCTGCGGCTCATCGCCGGGCTGGAGCCCATCACCAGCGGCAGCCTGATGCTGGACGGGCGCGACATTACCCACACGCCCTCGGGCAAGCGCGACCTGGCGATGGTGTTCCAGAGCTACGCCCTCTATCCGCACATGAGCGTGTATGACAACATGTCCTTCGCGCTCAAGCTCGCGGGCGTGGCCAAGGACGAGATCAGGACCAAGGTGGAGCACGCGGCCCGCACGCTCAACCTCACGCAGTACCTGGAACGCACGCCCAAGGAACTCTCGGGCGGCCAGCGCCAGCGCGTGGCCATCGGCCGCGCCATCGTGCGCCAGCCCAAGGTGTTCCTGTTCGACGAGCCGCTCTCCAACCTGGACGCAGCCCTGCGCGGCAACACCCGCGTGGAGATCCACAAGCTGCACCGCGCCCTGGGCGCCACCACCATCTACGTGACGCACGACCAGGTCGAGGCCATGACCCTGGCCGACCGCGTCGTCGTCTTCAAGGACGGGCTCATCGAGCAGGTCGGCACGCCGCTGGAACTGTATGACCGCCCGGCCAACCGTTTCGTCGCGCAGTTCATCGGCATGCCGTCGATGAACATGGTGGCGGCCCAGGCCATCGCGCCGTTCGCGGCGGCCACGGGCGGCGTGCTGCCCGCCGACGGCTTCCTGGGCGTGCGACCCGAAGGGCTGCGCGTCCATCGCACCGATGGCCCGGCCGAGGGGCCGGGCGTGCCGGGCCGCGTCGAGCTGATCGAGGCCCTCGGCGCCGACACGCTGATCCACGTCGATGTGGGCGGCGTGCCGCTGGTCGCACGCCAGAACGAGCGCACGTCGCTGCAGCCCGGCGACGGCGTGGCCGTGGAGCTGGATCCTGCCGTGCTGCACTGCTTCGACCGCGAAGGCCGCGCGCTGCGCGCCTGA
- a CDS encoding AraC family transcriptional regulator, giving the protein MTTPRKRPAPRQRQPVLERDIARSPSLGYETPEEAGLVRCLAHGFPSPLVRWHFHEDYELHLITETSGKAFIGDWIGPFQPGHLVLCGPRLPHNWISLDVAEGGAPGRDRVIQFCHEPIERAAAGIPELREVMPLLERARHGIEFFGMSQKALAHWDTVKAARGLRRLGRFCEFLADLADCTDYRLLSSVQMQGQHGADGDAQVDQINGIVDRITRNIAEPISMQEVATELGMSESRFSRFFRRATGNSFTDFVNRVRINSACHLLMQTDHYVTDICHQVGFNNVANFNRRFLEIKGMTPTEFRRQADTRFGGALQH; this is encoded by the coding sequence ATGACGACACCCCGCAAGCGCCCCGCTCCGAGACAGCGCCAGCCGGTGCTGGAGCGCGACATCGCGCGCTCGCCCTCGCTGGGCTACGAGACGCCCGAGGAAGCCGGCCTGGTGCGCTGCCTGGCACATGGGTTTCCGAGCCCGCTGGTGCGCTGGCACTTCCACGAAGACTACGAGCTGCACCTGATCACCGAGACCTCGGGCAAAGCTTTCATCGGCGACTGGATCGGGCCGTTCCAGCCCGGCCATCTCGTGCTGTGCGGTCCGCGCCTGCCGCACAACTGGATCTCGCTGGACGTCGCCGAGGGCGGGGCTCCTGGCCGGGACCGGGTGATCCAGTTCTGCCACGAGCCCATCGAGCGCGCTGCCGCCGGCATCCCGGAGCTGCGCGAGGTCATGCCTCTGCTGGAGCGCGCGCGCCACGGCATCGAGTTTTTCGGCATGTCGCAGAAGGCGCTGGCGCACTGGGATACCGTCAAGGCCGCGCGCGGCCTGCGGCGGCTGGGCCGGTTCTGCGAATTCCTCGCCGACCTGGCGGATTGCACCGACTACCGCCTGCTATCGAGCGTGCAGATGCAGGGCCAGCACGGAGCGGACGGCGATGCCCAGGTGGACCAGATCAATGGCATCGTGGACCGGATCACCCGCAACATCGCTGAGCCCATCTCCATGCAGGAGGTGGCCACCGAGCTGGGCATGAGCGAAAGCCGCTTCAGCCGATTCTTCCGGCGTGCCACCGGCAACAGCTTCACCGACTTCGTGAACCGCGTGCGCATCAACAGCGCCTGCCACCTGCTGATGCAGACCGACCACTACGTGACCGACATCTGCCACCAGGTGGGCTTCAACAACGTGGCCAATTTCAACCGGCGCTTCCTGGAGATCAAGGGCATGACGCCCACGGAATTCCGCCGGCAGGCCGACACCCGCTTCGGCGGCGCGCTGCAGCACTGA
- a CDS encoding carbohydrate kinase family protein — protein sequence MRIAFMGEALIDFTSSGGAGALGFEGHVGGSPLNAAIACARLGQPTGLLTQLSTDLFGERILDYLQRNGVDTRFVPRSAAPSTLAFVERTPQTNRYAFYAAGSADATWAPDPLPELPPECAFLHYGSIAMLQQPAAGRILDMVRASAGRRVVVLDPNVRPSLIGDMALYRTQVAQWAGLSDVVKLSDEDAELLAPGLPPGELAAGYLAAGAHAVVVTQGAAGATLWRTGHAPLAVGAPRVQVADTIGAGDTFTAGLSVALLAQGVERPAQLAALGDDGWRAAMRFAATAAALNCMREGADPPPLAAVQDLLACADNVRETLLVSASSPRIP from the coding sequence ATGCGCATAGCCTTCATGGGCGAGGCCCTGATCGACTTCACTTCCTCCGGCGGCGCCGGAGCCCTGGGCTTCGAGGGCCATGTGGGCGGCTCGCCGCTCAACGCGGCCATCGCCTGCGCGCGGCTGGGCCAGCCCACCGGCCTGCTCACCCAGCTGTCCACCGACCTTTTCGGCGAGCGCATCCTGGACTACCTGCAGCGCAACGGGGTCGATACGCGCTTCGTGCCGCGCAGCGCAGCGCCATCCACGCTGGCCTTCGTCGAACGCACGCCGCAGACCAACCGCTACGCCTTCTATGCCGCGGGCAGCGCCGATGCCACCTGGGCTCCCGATCCGCTGCCCGAGCTGCCACCCGAGTGCGCCTTCCTGCATTACGGCTCCATCGCCATGCTGCAGCAGCCGGCGGCGGGCCGCATCCTGGACATGGTGCGCGCCTCGGCCGGCCGCCGCGTGGTGGTGCTGGACCCGAACGTGCGGCCCAGCCTGATCGGCGACATGGCGCTCTACCGCACGCAGGTGGCGCAGTGGGCGGGCCTCTCCGACGTGGTCAAGCTCAGCGACGAGGATGCAGAACTGCTCGCGCCTGGCCTGCCGCCGGGCGAACTGGCAGCGGGTTACCTGGCCGCCGGCGCCCACGCCGTGGTCGTCACCCAGGGGGCGGCCGGCGCCACGCTCTGGCGCACGGGCCATGCCCCCCTGGCCGTGGGTGCGCCCCGCGTGCAGGTGGCGGACACCATCGGTGCGGGAGACACCTTCACCGCGGGGCTCTCGGTGGCGCTGCTGGCGCAGGGCGTCGAACGGCCCGCGCAACTGGCTGCACTGGGCGACGACGGCTGGCGCGCGGCCATGCGTTTCGCCGCCACCGCCGCGGCGCTCAACTGCATGCGCGAAGGTGCCGATCCTCCCCCGCTCGCCGCTGTCCAGGACCTGCTCGCCTGCGCGGACAATGTCCGTGAAACCCTCCTGGTCAGTGCCTCGAGCCCACGCATACCATGA
- a CDS encoding co-chaperone GroES yields the protein MNLRPLHDRVIVKRIESETTTASGIVIPDNAAEKPDQGEVLAVGPGKKNDKGELSVLSVKVGDRVLFGKYSGQTVKVNGDELLVMKEDDLFAVVEK from the coding sequence ATGAACCTTCGCCCCCTGCACGATCGCGTGATCGTCAAGCGCATTGAAAGCGAAACCACGACCGCCTCCGGCATCGTGATCCCCGACAACGCTGCCGAGAAGCCCGATCAAGGCGAAGTCCTGGCCGTGGGCCCTGGCAAGAAGAACGACAAGGGCGAACTCAGCGTGCTGAGCGTCAAGGTCGGCGACCGCGTCCTGTTCGGCAAGTACTCTGGCCAGACCGTCAAGGTCAACGGCGACGAACTGCTGGTGATGAAGGAAGACGACCTGTTCGCAGTCGTCGAGAAGTGA
- the groL gene encoding chaperonin GroEL (60 kDa chaperone family; promotes refolding of misfolded polypeptides especially under stressful conditions; forms two stacked rings of heptamers to form a barrel-shaped 14mer; ends can be capped by GroES; misfolded proteins enter the barrel where they are refolded when GroES binds) — protein MAAKDVVFGGEARARMVEGVNILANAVKVTLGPKGRNVVLERSFGAPTVTKDGVSVAKEIELKDKLQNMGAQLVKEVASKTSDNAGDGTTTATVLAQAIVREGSKYVAAGLNPMDLKRGIDKAVTALVAELKKASKATTTSKEIAQVGSISANSDESIGKIIADAMDKVGKEGVITVEDGKSLDNELDVVEGMQFDRGYLSPYFINNPEKQAALLDNPFVLLFDKKISNIRDLLPTLEQVAKAGRPLLIIAEEVEGEALATLVVNTIRGILKVVAVKAPGFGDRRKAMLEDIAILTGGKVIAEEVGLTLEKVTLADLGQAKRIEVGKENTTIIDGAGAAADIEARVKQIRIQIEEATSDYDREKLQERVAKLAGGVAVIKVGAATEVEMKEKKARVEDALHATRAAVEEGIVAGGGVALLRAKQAAGEIKGDNPDQDAGIKLILKAIEAPLREIVANAGGEPSVVVNAVLHGKGNYGFNAANDTYGDMLEMGILDPTKVTRTALQNAASVASLLLTTEAMVAEAPKDEAAAPAMPDMGGMGGMGM, from the coding sequence ATGGCAGCAAAAGACGTAGTTTTCGGCGGCGAAGCCCGCGCTCGCATGGTCGAAGGCGTGAACATCCTCGCCAACGCCGTCAAGGTGACCCTGGGCCCCAAGGGCCGCAACGTGGTGCTCGAGCGCTCCTTCGGCGCCCCCACCGTGACCAAGGACGGCGTGTCCGTGGCCAAGGAAATCGAACTGAAGGACAAGCTGCAGAACATGGGCGCCCAGCTCGTGAAGGAAGTGGCTTCCAAGACCAGCGACAACGCTGGTGACGGCACGACCACCGCCACGGTGCTGGCCCAGGCCATCGTCCGCGAAGGTTCCAAGTACGTGGCCGCCGGCCTGAACCCGATGGACCTCAAGCGCGGCATCGACAAGGCCGTGACGGCCCTGGTCGCCGAACTGAAGAAGGCCTCCAAGGCCACGACGACCTCCAAGGAAATCGCCCAGGTGGGTTCGATCTCCGCCAACTCCGACGAATCCATCGGCAAGATCATCGCCGACGCCATGGACAAGGTCGGCAAGGAAGGCGTGATCACCGTGGAAGACGGCAAGAGCCTGGACAACGAGCTGGATGTCGTGGAAGGCATGCAGTTCGACCGCGGTTACCTGTCGCCCTACTTCATCAACAACCCCGAAAAGCAGGCCGCCCTGCTGGACAACCCCTTCGTGCTGCTGTTCGACAAGAAGATCAGCAACATCCGTGACCTGCTGCCCACGCTGGAACAGGTCGCCAAGGCTGGCCGTCCGCTGCTGATCATCGCCGAGGAAGTCGAGGGCGAAGCCCTGGCGACCCTGGTGGTGAACACCATCCGCGGCATCCTGAAGGTCGTGGCCGTGAAGGCACCTGGCTTCGGCGACCGCCGCAAGGCCATGCTGGAAGACATCGCCATCCTGACGGGCGGCAAGGTGATCGCCGAGGAAGTGGGCCTGACGCTCGAGAAGGTGACCCTGGCCGACCTGGGCCAGGCCAAGCGCATCGAAGTGGGCAAGGAAAACACCACCATCATCGACGGCGCAGGCGCTGCCGCTGACATCGAAGCCCGCGTGAAGCAGATCCGCATCCAGATCGAGGAAGCGACCAGCGACTACGACCGCGAGAAGCTGCAGGAGCGCGTGGCCAAGCTGGCTGGCGGCGTGGCCGTGATCAAGGTCGGCGCTGCCACCGAGGTCGAGATGAAGGAAAAGAAGGCACGCGTGGAAGACGCGCTGCACGCCACCCGCGCTGCCGTGGAAGAAGGCATCGTGGCCGGCGGCGGCGTGGCCCTGCTGCGCGCCAAGCAGGCTGCTGGCGAGATCAAGGGTGACAACCCCGATCAGGACGCCGGCATCAAGCTGATCCTGAAGGCGATCGAAGCGCCCCTGCGCGAGATCGTGGCCAACGCCGGTGGCGAGCCGTCCGTGGTGGTCAATGCCGTGTTGCACGGCAAGGGCAACTATGGCTTCAACGCCGCCAACGACACCTACGGCGACATGCTCGAAATGGGTATCCTGGACCCGACGAAGGTGACCCGCACGGCCCTGCAGAACGCCGCTTCCGTGGCTTCGCTGCTGCTGACGACCGAAGCCATGGTGGCCGAGGCTCCGAAGGACGAAGCGGCTGCTCCCGCGATGCCCGACATGGGCGGCATGGGCGGCATGGGCATGTAA